The following proteins are encoded in a genomic region of Streptomyces gobiensis:
- a CDS encoding low molecular weight protein-tyrosine-phosphatase translates to MAASVFQSRIAKAGLDGQVEADSAGTGGWHAGDSADPRTAATLTAAGYDPTHAARQFRSDWFDRLDLVIALDRGHERELRRMAPSAADADKVRLLRSYDPQACGDLDVPDPYYGGRGLFDTVLAQVEAAVPGLLNAVRKELENR, encoded by the coding sequence ATGGCCGCCTCCGTGTTCCAGTCCCGCATCGCGAAGGCCGGGCTCGACGGCCAGGTCGAGGCCGACAGCGCGGGCACCGGCGGCTGGCATGCCGGCGACAGCGCTGACCCGCGCACAGCCGCCACCCTCACCGCGGCCGGATACGATCCAACCCACGCCGCACGCCAGTTCCGTTCCGACTGGTTCGACCGGCTGGACCTGGTGATCGCCCTCGACCGGGGCCATGAGCGTGAGCTGCGCCGGATGGCCCCCAGCGCCGCCGATGCCGACAAGGTGCGGCTGCTGCGCTCCTACGACCCACAGGCCTGCGGGGACCTCGATGTTCCCGATCCCTACTACGGTGGACGCGGGCTCTTCGACACCGTCCTGGCGCAGGTCGAGGCCGCGGTGCCGGGCCTGCTCAACGCCGTACGGAAAGAGCTCGAGAACCGATGA
- a CDS encoding cystathionine gamma-lyase codes for MTEPMTGDGTRAVRAGLPPSDPYAPPLPGPVFAAHYHLPGDPAEAPYTYGRDGNPTWTALERAIAELEDPGGAAQAVAFASGMAAISAVLLSQVRQGDIVVLPSDGYNLLIPLRERLEGYGAKVRTVATGSREQFEALEGAAMVWLETPSNPGLAVCDIRALTEAAHRQGALVAVDNTLATPLGQRPLSLGADFAVASGTKALTGHGDILLGYAVCRDRERADTVRHWRKIVGAIPGPMEAWLAHRSLATLQLRVDRQASTALTVAQALKQHPEVAGLRHPGLPDDPAHALAIRQMRRFGCVISFTLPDQAYAERFLAALRIIGEATSFGGVRSTAERRGRWDGAYRDAVPDGFVRLSVGAEDPEDLVADVLHALAAARAQE; via the coding sequence ATGACCGAACCGATGACCGGTGATGGGACGAGGGCCGTACGGGCCGGACTGCCGCCCAGCGACCCGTATGCGCCACCGCTGCCCGGGCCCGTGTTCGCGGCGCACTACCATCTGCCCGGCGATCCGGCCGAGGCACCGTACACCTATGGCCGGGACGGGAACCCGACCTGGACCGCGCTGGAACGGGCCATCGCCGAGCTGGAGGACCCCGGCGGCGCCGCCCAGGCGGTGGCCTTCGCCTCCGGGATGGCCGCGATCTCAGCGGTACTGCTCTCCCAGGTGCGGCAGGGCGACATCGTCGTCCTGCCCAGCGACGGCTACAACCTGCTGATCCCACTGCGCGAGCGGCTGGAAGGCTACGGCGCGAAGGTCCGTACGGTCGCGACCGGCAGCCGTGAGCAGTTCGAGGCCCTGGAAGGGGCCGCTATGGTGTGGCTGGAGACCCCCTCCAACCCGGGCCTGGCCGTCTGCGACATCCGTGCCCTGACCGAGGCCGCGCACCGGCAGGGCGCGCTGGTCGCCGTCGACAACACCCTCGCCACCCCGCTCGGCCAGCGCCCGCTGTCGCTCGGCGCCGACTTCGCGGTGGCCAGCGGCACCAAGGCGCTCACCGGGCACGGCGACATCCTGCTCGGCTACGCCGTCTGCCGGGACCGGGAGCGGGCCGATACCGTCCGCCACTGGCGCAAGATCGTCGGGGCCATCCCCGGCCCCATGGAGGCCTGGCTCGCCCACCGCAGCCTCGCCACCCTCCAGCTGCGGGTGGACCGGCAGGCCAGCACCGCGCTGACGGTCGCGCAAGCACTGAAGCAGCACCCCGAAGTGGCCGGACTGCGGCACCCCGGACTGCCGGACGACCCCGCACACGCGCTGGCCATACGGCAGATGCGCCGCTTCGGCTGCGTCATCTCCTTCACGCTGCCGGACCAGGCGTATGCCGAGCGCTTCCTGGCCGCCCTGCGGATCATCGGCGAAGCGACCAGTTTCGGCGGGGTACGCAGCACCGCCGAGCGGCGGGGCCGCTGGGACGGGGCCTACCGGGACGCGGTTCCGGACGGCTTTGTCCGGCTCTCGGTCGGGGCCGAGGACCCCGAGGACCTGGTGGCCGATGTGCTGCACGCGCTAGCCGCCGCGCGAGCGCAGGAGTGA
- a CDS encoding LysR family transcriptional regulator — translation MDLALLRTFLTVYRAGSFTRAAPLLGLSQPAITGQIRSLERQLGRPLFIRGARGVTPTTVAEELAHKAAPHLDALLAITEADLDATSPTRTLHLTGPPEFTGLRAMPALAPLAAQGVALRASFGSAEECLTGLAAGHHDLAITTARPRGEELAATPLCDEEHVLVTAPRWAARLGGPAVVHAKGAPALDGVPVIGVHETLPLLTHYWNTVFDSAPDRSGAIVVPDLRAVLECVTTGAGLAVLPRYLCRAALDSGEVVALLDPPVPPLRTYFLAIRAGTLALPHIARAHEWLLRAAVHW, via the coding sequence ATGGACCTGGCCCTGTTACGCACGTTCCTCACCGTCTACCGAGCTGGCTCATTCACCCGCGCCGCCCCACTGCTGGGCCTCTCCCAGCCGGCCATCACCGGCCAGATCCGCTCGCTGGAACGGCAGTTAGGCCGCCCGCTCTTCATCCGTGGCGCCCGTGGCGTCACCCCCACCACAGTCGCCGAGGAGCTGGCCCACAAGGCCGCCCCGCATCTCGACGCCCTGCTGGCCATCACCGAAGCCGACCTGGACGCCACCTCCCCCACCCGCACCCTGCACCTCACCGGACCACCGGAGTTCACCGGTCTGCGCGCCATGCCCGCGCTCGCCCCCCTCGCAGCCCAGGGCGTCGCACTGCGCGCCTCCTTCGGCTCCGCCGAGGAGTGCCTCACCGGCCTCGCCGCCGGCCACCACGACCTGGCCATCACCACCGCCCGCCCGCGCGGCGAGGAACTGGCCGCCACCCCGCTCTGCGACGAGGAGCACGTCCTGGTCACCGCCCCCCGCTGGGCCGCCCGGCTCGGCGGCCCAGCGGTCGTACACGCCAAGGGCGCACCGGCGCTGGACGGTGTCCCGGTCATCGGCGTACACGAGACGCTGCCGCTGCTCACCCACTACTGGAACACGGTCTTCGACAGCGCCCCGGACCGCTCCGGCGCCATCGTCGTACCCGACCTGCGCGCCGTCCTGGAGTGCGTCACAACGGGCGCCGGACTCGCCGTACTGCCCCGCTATCTATGCCGCGCCGCCCTGGACAGCGGGGAGGTGGTGGCCCTGCTGGACCCACCGGTACCACCGCTGCGCACGTACTTTCTGGCCATCCGGGCCGGGACGCTCGCGCTGCCGCATATCGCCCGGGCTCATGAGTGGCTGCTGCGGGCCGCCGTGCACTGGTGA
- a CDS encoding NUDIX domain-containing protein, whose product MAEERPVVKRTARAILLDSDAAGSPEMILIKRTKPGHEPYWITPGGGVEPADETVIAALHREVDEELGAKVTDVVPAFVDTVHGSPYQPAHGVTVQHFFVCRLASMDLTRRHGPEVDEPLGEYEIVRIPFTRAGVTSVEVVPPALRAYLSENIEGIQALLAPDLG is encoded by the coding sequence ATGGCCGAAGAACGTCCCGTGGTCAAACGCACCGCCCGCGCCATCCTGCTGGACAGCGACGCCGCCGGCTCCCCCGAGATGATCCTGATCAAACGCACCAAGCCCGGCCACGAACCGTACTGGATCACCCCTGGTGGCGGGGTGGAGCCAGCGGACGAGACCGTCATCGCGGCACTGCACCGCGAGGTCGACGAGGAGCTTGGCGCGAAGGTGACCGATGTCGTCCCCGCCTTCGTCGACACCGTCCACGGCTCCCCCTACCAACCCGCACATGGCGTGACGGTGCAGCACTTCTTCGTCTGCCGCCTCGCCTCCATGGACCTCACCCGCCGCCATGGCCCGGAGGTCGACGAGCCGCTGGGTGAATACGAGATCGTCCGCATCCCCTTCACCCGCGCCGGAGTGACCTCGGTCGAAGTCGTCCCGCCCGCACTCCGGGCCTACCTGTCAGAGAACATCGAAGGCATCCAAGCCCTCCTGGCCCCCGACCTCGGCTAA
- a CDS encoding pyridoxamine 5'-phosphate oxidase family protein, giving the protein MEEDQLITRPGSTGEHVLQERLGSTERADRFYDEQMLDHLNERMREFTQRQEMFFLATADQNGECDSSFRAGPPGFLQVLDERTLAYPEYRGNGVHASLGNIQENPRLGILLIDFLRARIGLHINGRAEILEDAEIRAAHPDLPVDPAPGRRAELWVRVEVEEAYVHCAKHIPHLQLAPKRAAREWGTDDYKRKGGDFFGVARDHGDQGAGRSVPVPVPVPAAAPQAPVSPEQSALSWREEAERVLAEAEARRRKAADERASFQGWFG; this is encoded by the coding sequence TCCACGGAGCGCGCGGACCGCTTCTATGACGAGCAGATGCTCGACCATCTCAATGAGCGGATGCGGGAGTTCACCCAGCGTCAGGAGATGTTTTTTCTGGCCACCGCCGACCAGAACGGTGAGTGTGACAGCAGCTTCCGGGCCGGTCCGCCCGGATTTCTTCAGGTTCTGGACGAGCGGACGCTCGCCTATCCCGAGTACCGGGGCAATGGTGTGCACGCCAGCCTGGGCAATATCCAGGAGAATCCGCGACTCGGCATTCTGCTGATTGACTTCCTGCGGGCCCGGATCGGCCTGCACATCAACGGCCGTGCGGAGATCTTGGAGGATGCGGAGATACGCGCCGCCCACCCGGATCTCCCGGTCGATCCGGCACCGGGGCGGCGGGCGGAGCTGTGGGTGCGGGTCGAGGTCGAGGAGGCGTACGTCCACTGCGCGAAGCACATTCCGCATCTGCAGTTGGCGCCTAAGCGGGCTGCGCGGGAGTGGGGGACCGATGACTACAAGCGCAAGGGCGGCGACTTTTTTGGCGTTGCCCGGGATCACGGGGACCAAGGGGCGGGGAGGTCCGTTCCCGTTCCCGTTCCTGTTCCTGCGGCTGCGCCTCAGGCTCCGGTGAGCCCGGAGCAGTCGGCGTTGTCCTGGCGGGAGGAGGCTGAGCGGGTGCTTGCGGAGGCGGAGGCGCGGCGGCGGAAGGCGGCCGACGAACGCGCCTCCTTCCAGGGCTGGTTCGGCTAG